A stretch of Streptococcus chenjunshii DNA encodes these proteins:
- the birA gene encoding bifunctional biotin--[acetyl-CoA-carboxylase] ligase/biotin operon repressor BirA, with protein MKTYEQIYQSLQEKKGQFVTGQELSKQLGLSRTAVWKAVKNLEHQGLAIEAVKNRGYRLCSGDLLLPERIAHELGIAVSLNDKSLSTQLDAKKGLNAAVQTPHLYLAPQQGRAKGRFERPFFTAKQGGIYMSLLLKPQQSFAQTKPYTLMVAASIVKAISRLTAIETEIKWVNDIYLEGKKVGGILTEAIASVETGLITDIVIGVGLNFAVKSFPKELSAKAASLFTAEEPDITRNQLITEIWRLFFNTPEKELLKVYKEKSLVLNKEITFKENNTVYTGTAYDITDRGELLVQLENGQKKTLTSGEISLSSW; from the coding sequence ATGAAAACATACGAACAAATCTATCAGTCATTGCAGGAAAAAAAGGGACAGTTTGTTACAGGCCAGGAACTGTCAAAGCAGCTGGGCCTCTCACGTACAGCTGTCTGGAAAGCTGTCAAAAATCTGGAGCATCAAGGTCTGGCTATCGAAGCTGTTAAAAACAGAGGCTATCGTCTTTGCAGCGGTGATCTGCTGCTGCCAGAAAGAATTGCCCATGAACTGGGGATTGCGGTCAGCCTTAACGATAAAAGCCTTTCGACACAGCTGGATGCAAAAAAAGGGTTAAATGCCGCTGTTCAGACGCCCCATCTCTACTTAGCTCCTCAGCAGGGCAGAGCCAAGGGGCGCTTCGAAAGACCTTTTTTTACAGCTAAACAAGGGGGGATATATATGTCGCTCCTTCTTAAACCTCAGCAATCCTTTGCTCAGACTAAACCCTACACTTTGATGGTAGCTGCCAGTATTGTCAAAGCTATTTCCAGACTGACTGCCATTGAGACTGAAATCAAATGGGTTAACGATATTTACTTAGAAGGAAAAAAAGTCGGAGGCATTCTCACTGAAGCCATTGCATCTGTAGAAACAGGGCTAATTACCGATATCGTTATCGGTGTCGGCCTGAATTTCGCTGTTAAAAGCTTTCCGAAAGAACTGTCTGCTAAAGCAGCGTCGCTGTTTACAGCAGAAGAACCAGATATCACCCGCAATCAGCTGATTACTGAAATTTGGAGACTCTTTTTCAACACTCCTGAAAAAGAGTTGCTCAAAGTTTACAAAGAAAAATCTCTTGTTTTAAACAAAGAGATTACTTTTAAGGAAAATAATACTGTTTACACAGGCACTGCTTATGATATTACCGATCGGGGGGAGCTTCTTGTCCAGCTTGAAAATGGTCAAAAAAAGACACTGACCAGCGGAGAAATCAGTCTTTCTTCTTGGTAG
- a CDS encoding GAF domain-containing protein, whose product MSKEKKTENYQLLLAQTKALFADENNALANLSNASALLKAALPNSVFAGFYLFDGQQLILGPFQGGVSCVRIELGKGVCGEAAQKEQTIIVGDVASYANYISCDAAAKSEIVLPMVEKGKLVGVLDLDSALIDDYDAVDQSYLETFVSLLLERTDWDFKMFGVDK is encoded by the coding sequence ATGAGTAAGGAAAAGAAAACCGAAAACTATCAGCTTCTATTGGCTCAGACCAAAGCACTTTTCGCTGATGAAAATAATGCGCTGGCCAATCTGTCTAATGCCAGCGCTCTGCTAAAAGCGGCACTGCCTAACTCTGTGTTCGCCGGCTTTTATCTTTTTGACGGTCAGCAATTAATATTAGGCCCCTTTCAGGGAGGCGTATCTTGCGTACGTATTGAGCTTGGCAAAGGAGTATGCGGTGAAGCTGCTCAGAAAGAGCAGACCATCATTGTCGGAGATGTAGCCTCTTATGCTAACTATATTTCCTGCGATGCGGCGGCTAAGAGTGAGATTGTTTTGCCTATGGTTGAAAAAGGTAAGCTGGTAGGGGTTCTAGATTTGGACTCGGCTCTGATCGATGATTATGATGCTGTGGATCAGAGTTATCTGGAAACATTTGTTTCGCTTCTTCTGGAAAGGACCGATTGGGATTTTAAGATGTTTGGAGTTGACAAATAA
- the leuC gene encoding 3-isopropylmalate dehydratase large subunit: protein MSGKSIFDKLWDRHTITGKEGEPQLMYVDQHYIHEVTSPQAFDGLREAGRQVRRPDLTFGTFDHNVPTVNIYDIRDVISKAQMDALARNVNEFGIPHASHGSEHQGIVHMVGPETGRTQPGKFIVCGDSHTATHGAFGAIGFGIGTTEVEHVFATQTIWQVKPKKLLVRFIGKPQKGVYSKDYVLALIARYGVAVGVGHVVEYVGEAIDALTMEERMTICNMSIEFGSKMGIMNPDQKTFDYLKDKEHAPKDFAAAVADWQTLVSDPDAEYDKVIELDVSDLAPMVTWGTNPSMGVEFGRPFPEIRDMNDERAYSYMELKPGQTAEDIELGYVFLGSCTNARLSDLKEAAKFVKGKHIAANLTAIVVPGSRPVKRAAEKIGLDKIFTDAGFEWREPGCSMCLGMNPDKVPEGMHCASTSNRNFEDRQGQGAKTHLCSPAMAAAAAIAGHFIDVRRLPEAN from the coding sequence ATGAGCGGAAAATCGATTTTTGATAAATTATGGGACAGGCATACCATAACCGGCAAAGAAGGCGAGCCTCAGCTCATGTATGTTGATCAGCATTATATTCATGAAGTGACCAGCCCTCAGGCTTTTGATGGGCTAAGGGAAGCAGGACGGCAGGTGCGCCGTCCGGATTTGACATTTGGGACCTTTGACCATAATGTGCCTACCGTTAATATCTATGATATCCGTGATGTGATTTCCAAAGCTCAGATGGATGCGCTGGCCCGTAATGTCAATGAGTTCGGTATTCCACATGCCAGCCACGGTTCTGAACATCAAGGAATTGTTCATATGGTCGGTCCGGAAACAGGGCGCACTCAGCCTGGAAAGTTCATTGTCTGCGGAGACAGCCATACCGCTACCCACGGCGCCTTTGGGGCTATTGGTTTTGGAATAGGCACAACGGAGGTTGAGCATGTTTTTGCAACCCAGACCATTTGGCAGGTTAAACCGAAAAAACTTTTAGTCAGGTTTATTGGCAAACCGCAAAAAGGGGTTTATTCTAAAGATTATGTTTTAGCCTTAATTGCCCGTTACGGTGTTGCCGTAGGGGTAGGCCATGTTGTTGAATATGTGGGCGAAGCCATCGATGCACTGACAATGGAAGAACGGATGACTATCTGCAATATGTCCATTGAATTCGGTTCTAAAATGGGGATTATGAATCCGGATCAAAAAACTTTTGACTATCTTAAGGATAAAGAACATGCTCCTAAGGATTTTGCCGCAGCAGTGGCAGACTGGCAAACCTTAGTATCCGATCCAGATGCTGAGTATGATAAAGTTATTGAATTGGATGTATCTGACTTAGCTCCTATGGTGACATGGGGGACCAACCCTTCTATGGGGGTAGAATTCGGTCGGCCTTTCCCAGAAATTCGTGATATGAATGATGAGCGTGCATACAGCTATATGGAGCTGAAGCCTGGACAGACAGCAGAAGATATTGAGTTAGGTTATGTTTTTTTAGGCTCATGCACCAACGCCCGCCTAAGCGACCTTAAGGAAGCGGCAAAATTTGTTAAGGGAAAGCATATTGCGGCCAATCTGACAGCTATTGTTGTTCCAGGAAGCCGGCCAGTTAAACGTGCAGCTGAAAAAATCGGCCTTGATAAAATATTTACAGACGCCGGTTTTGAGTGGCGCGAACCTGGGTGCTCCATGTGTTTGGGCATGAATCCTGATAAGGTTCCCGAAGGAATGCACTGTGCATCAACCAGCAATCGAAATTTTGAAGATCGGCAGGGGCAAGGGGCAAAAACACACTTATGCAGTCCTGCTATGGCAGCAGCAGCAGCTATAGCGGGCCACTTTATCGATGTTCGCCGGCTGCCGGAGGCAAACTGA
- a CDS encoding CPBP family intramembrane glutamic endopeptidase — translation MISNTIKKTDGKKLLLQGLIIFFIFFGVSLLSKGLPFSKDSSAFLPNLLNFIFSISLAACCYRFIKSDKIFVEKLQFSRVSKILFAVLLGIFIVLFLIVFRVPYNIQTVLRKGIVPALSILLAAAAAGVFEEFLVRGVFFAGFLQVFQNKNRMRSVFWASCASAVLFGLLHLTNLTSSSFTAVIQQVFYAAAFGLIFAALRIKYNNLWIPTIIHTLIDFQPAVASNGAPSGHSWIGLIVIFLPLAFLGLTVLFHFDRDCNRSEKAAEMKTVQNT, via the coding sequence ATGATTAGCAACACTATTAAAAAAACCGATGGTAAAAAATTATTGTTACAAGGATTGATTATTTTTTTCATCTTTTTTGGAGTTTCTCTATTATCTAAGGGGCTGCCATTCAGTAAGGACAGTTCAGCTTTTCTTCCCAATCTTTTGAATTTTATTTTCAGTATCAGTTTAGCTGCCTGTTGTTACCGCTTCATTAAAAGCGATAAAATCTTTGTTGAAAAACTGCAGTTTTCCAGAGTTAGCAAGATTCTATTTGCTGTTTTGCTTGGAATTTTTATAGTGCTTTTTTTAATTGTTTTCCGAGTACCTTATAATATACAAACAGTATTAAGAAAGGGTATCGTTCCAGCACTGTCAATTCTTTTGGCTGCTGCCGCTGCTGGTGTTTTTGAAGAATTTCTTGTCCGAGGAGTATTCTTTGCCGGGTTTTTACAAGTATTCCAAAACAAAAACCGCATGCGGTCAGTGTTTTGGGCTTCATGTGCTTCCGCTGTCTTATTTGGTCTGCTCCATCTCACCAATTTAACCAGCAGTTCTTTTACAGCTGTTATACAGCAAGTTTTTTATGCTGCAGCTTTTGGTTTGATATTTGCTGCTCTTCGTATAAAGTACAACAATTTATGGATTCCAACTATTATCCATACACTGATTGACTTTCAGCCTGCTGTAGCTTCAAATGGTGCCCCATCAGGACATTCTTGGATCGGTTTAATCGTTATTTTTCTACCTTTAGCATTTCTCGGACTTACAGTTTTATTTCATTTTGACCGAGATTGCAACCGATCTGAAAAAGCTGCAGAGATGAAGACTGTTCAAAACACCTGA
- the leuB gene encoding 3-isopropylmalate dehydrogenase, whose protein sequence is MINIVSLAGDGIGPEIMAAGLEVLAAAAEKIGFKYKIIEKPFGGAAIAACGTPLPDDTLQAAKGADAVLLAAIGSPEYNQAPMRPEQGLLALRKELKLFANIRPVQIFPALRHLSPLKEKQIDSVDFVLVRELTGGIYFGEHRLESEKAYDVNAYSAEEIRRILRKAFTIARQRRKKVTSIDKENVLATSKLWHQLADQVAAEFPDVTLEHQLVDSAAMLIITDPSRFDVIVTENLFGDILSDEASVLPGTLGVMPSASHAEDGPSLYEPIHGSAPDIAGQGIANPISMILSVAMMLRDSFAEAAGAEMIEKAVAESLNQGILTRDLGGTASTAQVTAAVVNNLN, encoded by the coding sequence ATGATAAATATTGTAAGTTTAGCCGGCGATGGTATCGGGCCGGAAATTATGGCCGCAGGGCTTGAAGTATTAGCTGCAGCAGCTGAAAAAATTGGTTTTAAGTACAAGATTATTGAAAAGCCTTTTGGCGGTGCAGCTATCGCTGCCTGCGGAACGCCGCTTCCGGATGATACACTGCAGGCTGCTAAAGGAGCTGATGCTGTTTTATTGGCAGCAATCGGCAGTCCTGAGTATAATCAGGCTCCGATGCGTCCTGAACAAGGACTGCTTGCCTTGCGTAAGGAGCTTAAATTGTTTGCCAATATCCGACCGGTTCAGATTTTTCCGGCTCTCCGGCACTTGTCACCTCTCAAGGAAAAGCAGATTGATAGTGTAGATTTTGTGCTTGTTCGGGAACTGACTGGGGGCATCTATTTTGGAGAACATCGGCTTGAAAGCGAAAAAGCGTATGACGTTAATGCCTATTCGGCTGAGGAAATTCGCCGTATTCTGCGCAAAGCATTTACTATCGCCCGGCAGCGCCGTAAGAAAGTAACCAGCATTGATAAGGAAAATGTGCTGGCAACCTCTAAGCTGTGGCATCAACTGGCCGACCAAGTAGCAGCCGAATTCCCGGATGTAACGCTTGAACACCAGCTGGTTGACAGTGCTGCTATGCTAATCATTACTGACCCTTCCCGCTTTGATGTCATCGTGACCGAAAATCTTTTTGGCGATATCTTATCCGATGAAGCCTCTGTGTTGCCGGGAACATTAGGGGTTATGCCGTCAGCCAGCCATGCTGAAGATGGTCCCAGTCTTTATGAACCTATTCACGGCTCTGCTCCGGATATTGCAGGGCAAGGAATTGCTAATCCTATTTCAATGATTTTATCGGTTGCCATGATGCTGCGCGATTCCTTTGCTGAAGCAGCCGGTGCTGAAATGATTGAAAAGGCTGTGGCCGAAAGTCTGAACCAAGGCATTCTGACCAGAGATTTAGGGGGGACTGCCAGCACAGCCCAAGTAACCGCAGCTGTTGTAAATAATCTGAACTAA
- the leuD gene encoding 3-isopropylmalate dehydratase small subunit, producing the protein MDKFTVYTGTTVPLMNDNIDTDQILPKQFLKLIDKKGFGKYLMYEWRYLDDKYTEDPDFIFNQPAYRKATILVTGDNFGAGSSREHAAWALADYGFKVIIAGSFGDIHYNNDLNNGVLPIVQPLEVRQKLASLDPDDEVTVNLHEQKIISPVGEFHFDIDGEWKNKLLKGLDDIGITLQYEELIADYEKRRPRYWQ; encoded by the coding sequence ATGGACAAATTTACAGTTTATACGGGAACAACAGTTCCCTTGATGAATGATAATATTGATACCGACCAGATATTGCCAAAACAATTTTTGAAATTAATTGATAAAAAAGGTTTTGGGAAATATCTAATGTATGAGTGGCGCTACCTGGACGATAAATATACCGAAGATCCGGACTTTATTTTCAATCAGCCTGCTTATCGCAAGGCAACGATTTTGGTGACCGGTGATAATTTTGGTGCAGGCTCATCGCGGGAACATGCAGCCTGGGCCTTAGCGGATTATGGCTTCAAAGTGATTATTGCAGGTTCTTTTGGCGATATTCATTATAATAATGACCTGAACAATGGCGTTTTGCCGATTGTTCAGCCTTTAGAAGTAAGGCAAAAACTGGCTTCTTTAGATCCTGATGATGAGGTGACCGTCAATCTTCATGAGCAAAAGATTATCTCACCTGTCGGAGAGTTTCATTTCGATATCGACGGAGAATGGAAAAATAAACTGCTTAAGGGGCTTGATGATATCGGGATTACTCTGCAGTATGAAGAACTGATTGCTGATTATGAGAAGAGACGCCCCCGATACTGGCAGTGA
- a CDS encoding Type 1 glutamine amidotransferase-like domain-containing protein — protein MTLLFLTSSFAETQDLFLRVLDKYKIKQDMLFITTAAQVEEYKQFIEQVYTGFEKLGLAVTALDIAELSESESAKAIESCSILAVSGGNTFYLLQELKKKNLLPVIRRRISEGMLYAGESAGAIIAAADISYAGIMDSPGLAAELTDTEALALIDFSVLPHFGEEPFAAACQQTLDRYQDKLQLLPINNHQAVLVTEDDCTVLES, from the coding sequence ATGACTTTATTATTTTTAACATCATCTTTTGCGGAAACACAGGATTTATTTTTAAGGGTGCTGGATAAATATAAGATAAAACAGGACATGCTGTTTATTACGACAGCAGCTCAAGTTGAAGAATACAAACAATTTATCGAGCAGGTCTACACTGGCTTTGAGAAGTTAGGTTTAGCTGTGACCGCTCTGGATATTGCGGAACTGTCAGAAAGTGAGTCGGCCAAAGCAATAGAGTCTTGTTCAATCTTAGCTGTTTCAGGGGGCAATACGTTTTATCTTTTGCAGGAATTAAAAAAGAAAAACTTACTGCCTGTCATTCGCCGGCGCATATCAGAAGGGATGCTTTATGCCGGTGAGTCAGCCGGCGCTATTATCGCAGCTGCTGATATCAGCTATGCTGGGATCATGGACAGCCCTGGTTTGGCCGCGGAACTAACAGATACAGAAGCGCTTGCTTTAATAGATTTTTCTGTTTTACCGCATTTCGGAGAAGAGCCTTTTGCAGCGGCTTGCCAGCAAACATTGGATCGCTATCAGGATAAACTTCAGCTACTTCCTATCAACAATCATCAGGCTGTTTTGGTCACTGAAGATGACTGTACTGTGCTGGAATCATAG
- the metK gene encoding methionine adenosyltransferase — MSERKLFTSESVSEGHPDKIADQISDAILDAVLEQDPEAHVAAETAVYTGSVHVFGEISTTAYIDINQVVRDTIAEIGYSNTDYGFAAEVVGVHPSLVEQSADIAQGVNEALEVRGNTASDPLDLIGAGDQGMMFGFAIDETPELMPLPISLSHKLVKKLADLRKSGEITYLRPDAKSQVTVEYDADDRPVRVDTVVISTQHDPDVSSQHIHDDVINQVIKAVIPAEYLDEQTKFFINPTGRFVIGGPQGDSGLTGRKIIVDTYGGYARHGGGAFSGKDATKVDRSASYAARYIAKNIVAAGLASKAEVQLAYAIGVAQPVSVQIDTFGTGKAAESRLEEAVRQVFDLRPAGIIKMLDLKRPIYRQTAAYGHMGRTDIDLPWEKTDRTEDLLAALR; from the coding sequence ATGTCAGAACGCAAGCTTTTTACGTCTGAATCTGTATCGGAGGGCCATCCGGATAAGATTGCCGACCAAATTTCAGATGCGATTTTAGATGCTGTTTTGGAACAGGACCCAGAAGCACATGTAGCGGCAGAAACAGCTGTTTATACTGGATCGGTCCATGTTTTTGGAGAAATTTCCACAACGGCCTATATAGATATTAATCAAGTGGTAAGGGATACGATTGCAGAAATCGGCTACAGCAATACCGACTATGGTTTTGCAGCAGAAGTGGTAGGGGTTCACCCATCCTTAGTTGAACAGTCGGCCGATATTGCTCAAGGTGTCAATGAAGCCCTAGAGGTCCGCGGAAATACAGCCAGCGATCCTTTAGATTTAATTGGTGCAGGAGATCAGGGCATGATGTTCGGTTTTGCTATTGATGAGACACCGGAACTGATGCCTCTGCCAATCTCCCTGTCTCATAAATTAGTCAAAAAATTGGCTGATTTACGCAAAAGCGGGGAGATAACTTACCTCAGACCTGATGCCAAATCACAGGTAACAGTTGAATATGATGCTGATGACCGACCTGTCCGTGTAGATACAGTCGTTATTTCCACTCAGCATGATCCGGATGTTTCCAGCCAGCACATCCATGATGATGTCATCAATCAGGTTATTAAAGCGGTTATTCCGGCAGAGTATTTAGATGAACAGACAAAGTTTTTCATCAATCCGACAGGCCGTTTCGTCATCGGGGGACCGCAAGGAGATTCCGGTTTGACAGGCCGGAAAATTATTGTAGATACTTACGGCGGTTACGCCCGCCATGGAGGCGGTGCTTTTTCAGGTAAAGATGCCACAAAAGTTGACCGTTCAGCTTCTTATGCGGCCCGCTATATCGCTAAAAATATTGTCGCAGCAGGCCTTGCTTCAAAAGCAGAGGTACAGCTGGCCTATGCTATTGGTGTTGCTCAGCCGGTATCGGTACAGATAGATACCTTTGGTACGGGCAAGGCGGCAGAGAGCAGACTTGAAGAAGCTGTACGGCAGGTCTTTGACCTGCGTCCGGCCGGTATCATTAAAATGCTGGATTTGAAACGTCCTATTTACCGTCAAACCGCGGCTTACGGCCATATGGGACGGACAGATATTGACCTGCCGTGGGAAAAGACGGACCGTACCGAAGATCTGTTAGCTGCCCTGCGATAA
- the dnaX gene encoding DNA polymerase III subunit gamma/tau: protein MYQALYRKYRSQTFAEMVGQTVISTTLKQAVASGKISHAYLFSGPRGTGKTSAAKIFAKAMNCPHQADGEPCNQCDICCDITRGSLEDVMEIDAASNNGVDEIREIRDKSTYAPSRATYKVYIIDEVHMLSTGAFNALLKTLEEPTENVVFILATTELHKIPATILSRVQRFEFKTIKSAAIQEHLAAVLDQEAVSYEPAALSLIARRAEGGMRDALSILDQALSLTADRQITLSIAEEITGSISLAALDDYVADLLHHETLSALEHLGLIFDSGKSMSRFAADLLNYLRDLLVVQAGGEAADRGAVFQANLAFEQETLFKMIDLITKSLQEIKQGTHPKIYAEMMTIQLAELPSETAPKSLESNEIEELRQEVNRLKEELSAFRSGQSAAKTDSQQSAANTKKAFKYKVDKEKILTIMQETVADSQQSRAYLDALKGAWNEILDSIKAQDRALLLGAEPVLANSETAILAFNAAFNAEQAMKRSDLNAVFGNIMDQAAGFSPNILAVPRSDFDQIRTEFAQRFKNQKQEEAEQADDKEELIPQDFAFLSGKIETIAD, encoded by the coding sequence ATGTATCAAGCACTTTATCGTAAGTACCGCAGTCAGACTTTTGCAGAGATGGTCGGTCAGACCGTTATTTCAACGACCTTAAAGCAAGCAGTAGCCAGTGGTAAGATCAGTCATGCCTATCTTTTTTCCGGACCGCGCGGTACCGGAAAGACCAGTGCAGCCAAAATTTTTGCTAAAGCGATGAACTGTCCTCATCAAGCTGACGGTGAGCCCTGCAATCAATGTGATATCTGCTGTGATATCACTAGGGGAAGCTTAGAAGATGTCATGGAGATCGATGCTGCCTCAAACAATGGTGTTGATGAAATTAGGGAAATACGTGATAAATCTACATATGCTCCCAGCAGAGCGACTTACAAGGTTTATATCATTGATGAGGTTCATATGCTCTCGACAGGGGCTTTTAATGCGCTTCTAAAGACGCTGGAGGAGCCAACCGAAAATGTGGTTTTTATTTTGGCGACAACTGAGCTGCATAAAATACCGGCGACGATTCTTTCTCGTGTACAGCGCTTTGAATTTAAGACGATTAAGTCAGCGGCTATTCAGGAGCATTTAGCTGCTGTGCTGGATCAGGAAGCAGTCAGCTATGAACCGGCAGCCCTGTCTCTTATTGCCCGTCGGGCGGAAGGCGGAATGCGGGATGCCCTGTCTATCTTAGATCAGGCACTTAGTTTGACAGCAGACAGACAGATTACTTTATCCATTGCTGAAGAAATCACTGGTTCTATCTCACTAGCTGCCTTGGATGACTATGTGGCTGATCTCCTGCATCACGAAACCCTGTCAGCTCTTGAACATCTGGGGCTTATTTTTGACAGCGGCAAAAGCATGAGCCGCTTTGCGGCCGATTTGCTGAATTATCTGCGTGATTTACTGGTGGTTCAGGCCGGCGGAGAGGCGGCAGACAGAGGAGCTGTTTTTCAGGCCAACCTCGCCTTTGAGCAGGAAACGCTTTTCAAAATGATTGACCTGATAACCAAAAGCCTGCAGGAAATTAAACAGGGGACTCATCCCAAAATCTATGCTGAAATGATGACGATTCAGCTGGCAGAACTGCCTTCAGAAACGGCGCCAAAGTCTTTGGAATCTAATGAAATTGAAGAGCTGAGACAGGAAGTGAACAGGCTGAAAGAAGAGCTGTCAGCCTTTCGCTCGGGTCAATCTGCAGCCAAGACAGACAGTCAGCAATCCGCGGCCAACACCAAAAAAGCATTTAAATACAAGGTTGATAAAGAAAAGATTTTAACAATTATGCAGGAAACAGTTGCTGACAGCCAGCAGTCACGCGCTTATCTTGATGCTTTAAAAGGAGCTTGGAATGAAATTTTAGACAGCATTAAAGCTCAAGACCGTGCCCTTTTGCTGGGGGCAGAACCTGTTCTTGCTAACAGTGAGACCGCAATTCTGGCTTTCAACGCTGCCTTTAATGCCGAACAAGCGATGAAAAGAAGTGATCTCAATGCGGTATTTGGCAATATCATGGATCAGGCGGCAGGTTTCTCGCCCAATATCTTAGCTGTTCCGCGTTCTGATTTTGATCAGATTCGTACAGAATTTGCGCAAAGGTTTAAAAATCAAAAGCAGGAAGAAGCTGAGCAAGCGGACGATAAGGAGGAACTTATCCCGCAGGACTTCGCCTTTTTGTCTGGTAAGATTGAAACTATAGCTGATTAG
- a CDS encoding DUF3272 domain-containing protein, whose protein sequence is MLLRNLQRAYLITQFTKTVLDTTKKKD, encoded by the coding sequence TTGCTGCTGCGCAACCTGCAGCGAGCTTATTTGATAACCCAATTTACTAAAACAGTTTTAGACACTACCAAGAAGAAAGACTGA
- a CDS encoding L-threonylcarbamoyladenylate synthase has translation MTKHIHWNGELSQEGLDIVKGQGGVIVCPTKVGYIIMTADKEGLERKFAAKERKRNKPGVVLCGSMEELRALAQLTPEIDAFYQKHWDEDILLGCILPWKKEAYDKLKAYGDGREELMTDSRGTSCFVIKFGVAGEQIAKEMWEKEGRMVYASSANPSGKGNRGKVEGIGERIESYVDLVIEADDYVASIQPDKTVDTRYEQGVMVSMVDADGQLIPEQGAGSRSVSPCPVVIRKGLDIDKIMMHLSDHFNSWDYRQGEYY, from the coding sequence ATGACTAAACACATCCATTGGAATGGCGAGCTGTCGCAAGAAGGGCTTGACATTGTAAAAGGACAGGGAGGCGTTATTGTCTGTCCGACTAAAGTAGGTTACATCATTATGACAGCCGATAAAGAGGGGCTTGAGCGCAAGTTCGCCGCTAAGGAACGCAAGCGCAACAAACCGGGAGTAGTGCTCTGCGGCAGTATGGAAGAACTGCGTGCTCTTGCTCAGCTGACACCTGAAATCGATGCTTTTTACCAAAAACACTGGGATGAAGATATTCTTCTTGGCTGTATTCTCCCTTGGAAAAAAGAGGCTTATGACAAATTAAAAGCTTATGGTGACGGCCGTGAAGAACTGATGACAGACAGCCGCGGCACTTCCTGCTTTGTTATCAAATTTGGTGTAGCAGGTGAGCAAATTGCCAAAGAAATGTGGGAGAAAGAAGGCCGAATGGTCTATGCATCATCGGCCAACCCATCAGGAAAAGGCAATCGTGGTAAGGTAGAAGGCATTGGTGAGCGTATTGAATCTTATGTTGACCTTGTGATCGAGGCGGATGATTATGTTGCCTCCATCCAGCCTGATAAAACAGTGGATACACGTTATGAACAGGGCGTTATGGTATCAATGGTAGATGCTGATGGCCAACTCATTCCTGAACAGGGGGCCGGCAGCCGTTCCGTTTCCCCTTGCCCAGTTGTTATTCGCAAAGGGCTTGATATTGATAAAATTATGATGCACCTTTCGGATCATTTTAACTCTTGGGATTATCGCCAGGGCGAATATTATTAA